One Setaria viridis chromosome 5, Setaria_viridis_v4.0, whole genome shotgun sequence genomic region harbors:
- the LOC117854991 gene encoding cytosolic sulfotransferase 5 has translation MSFSVQTVPQQEADAQAEETNQQLYQRFTDLVSSLPSSDGLSHQRLYLHGQGWRTGQMPMVGAMVAGARFAARPTDVVLASLPKTGTTWTQALLYATVHRREHPPDAADHPFHSFGPHECVQNLEFQIYTCGRVPDIGDLPDPRLFSTHVPFAALPGSVAGGGCKVVYVCRDPKDTLVSLWHFMNKLRAKEGMALLSAEVAADMFCAGESPFGPYWEHVLGYWRAHLARPDRVLFFRYEEMMRDPAAHVRRLAEFVGLPFGGAGEDGTADAIVRLCAFEHMCGLEATKSGRTVAGTRSVENSIFFRRGVVGDWVNHLSPETARRIDDITRSKFEGSGLTV, from the coding sequence ATGTCGTTCTCCGTGCAAACCGTTCCCCAGCAAGAAGCCGATGCGCAAGCGGAGGAAACCAACCAGCAACTCTACCAGCGTTTCACCGACCTGGTCTCCTCCCTGCCGAGCTCCGATGGCCTGTCGCACCAGCGGCTCTACCTCCACGGCCAAGGCTGGCGCACCGGCCAGATGCCCATGGTCGGTGCCATGGTCGCCGGCGCCCGCTTCGCCGCGCGGCCCACGGACGTCGTCCTCGCCAGCCTGCCCAAGACCGGCACCACGTGGACCCAAGCGCTCCTCTACGCCACCGTGCACCGGCGGGAGCACCCTCCGGACGCCGCCGACCACCCTTTCCACTCCTTCGGCCCCCACGAGTGCGTCCAGAACTTGGAGTTCCAGATCTACACTTGCGGCAGAGTCCCCGACATCGGCGACCTCCCGGATCCGAGGCTCTTCTCCACGCACGTCCCCTTCGCGGCGCTGCCGGGGtctgtcgccggcggcggctgcaagGTCGTGTACGTGTGCCGCGACCCCAAGGACACCCTGGTCTCTCTATGGCATTTCATGAACAAGCTCAGGGCCAAGGAGGGGATGGCGCTCCTCTccgccgaggtcgccgccgACATGTTCTGCGCCGGCGAGTCGCCGTTCGGCCCGTACTGGGAGCACGTGCTCGGGTACTGGCGTGCGCACCTGGCGCGGCCCGACCGGGTGCTCTTCTTCCGGTACGAGGAGATGATGAGGGACCCCGCGGCGCACGTCCGGCGGCTGGCGGAGTTCGTGGGGCTCCCGttcggcggcgctggcgaggaCGGCACGGCGGACGCCATCGTCAGGCTGTGCGCTTTCGAGCACATGTGCGGGCTTGAGGCGACGAAAAGCGGCAGGACGGTGGCGGGGACCAGGTCTGTGGAGAACAGCATCTTCTTCCGGCGTGGCGTGGTGGGGGACTGGGTGAACCACCTCTCACCGGAGACGGCGCGGCGCATCGACGACATCACGCGCTCCAAGTTCGAGGGCTCCGGTCTCACCGTCTAG
- the LOC117858350 gene encoding cytosolic sulfotransferase 14, which produces MFIQRIKGATTRQLAMSFSVQTVPQQEADAQAEETNQQLYQRFTDLVSSLPSSDGLSLQRLYLHGQGWRAGQMPMVGAMVAGARFAARPTDVVLASLPKTGTTWTEALLYATVRRREHPPDAADHPFHSFGPHECVQNLEYQIYYTCGRVPDIGDLPDPRLFSTHVPFAALPGSVAGGGCKVVYVCRDPKDTLVSLWHFINKFRAKEGMALLSAEVAADMFCAGESSFGPYWEHVLGYWRAHLARPDWVLFFRYEEMVRDPAAHVRRLAEFVGLPFGGAGEDGTADAIVRLCAFEHMCGLEATKSGRTVMGAISLENSIFFRRGVVGDWVNHLSPEMARRIDDITRSKFEGSGLTV; this is translated from the coding sequence ATGTTTATACAAAGAATCAAAGGTGCCACGACTCGCCAACTCGCCATGTCGTTCTCCGTGCAAACCGTTCCCCAGCAAGAAGCCGATGCGCAAGCGGAGGAAACCAACCAGCAACTCTACCAGCGTTTCACCGACCTGGTCTCCTCCCTGCCGAGCTCCGATGGCCTGTCGCTCCAGCGGCTCTACCTCCACGGCCAAGGCTGGCGTGCCGGCCAGATGCCCATGGTCGGTGCCATGGTCGCCGGCGCCCGCTTCGCCGCGCGGCCCACGGACGTCGTCCTCGCCAGCCTGCCCAAGACCGGCACCACGTGGACCGAAGCGCTCCTCTACGCCACCGTGCGCCGGCGGGAGCACCCTCCGGACGCCGCCGACCACCCTTTCCACTCCTTCGGCCCCCACGAGTGCGTCCAGAACTTGGAGTACCAGATCTACTACACTTGCGGTAGAGTCCCCGACATCGGCGACCTCCCGGATCCGAGGCTCTTCTCCACGCACGTCCCCTTCGCGGCGCTGCCGGGGtctgtcgccggcggcggctgcaagGTCGTGTACGTGTGCCGCGACCCCAAGGACACCCTGGTCTCTCTATGGCACTTCATAAACAAGTTCAGGGCCAAGGAGGGGATGGCGCTCCTCTccgccgaggtcgccgccgACATGTTCTGCGCCGGCGAGTCGTCGTTCGGCCCGTACTGGGAGCACGTGCTTGGGTACTGGCGTGCGCACCTGGCGCGGCCTGACTGGGTGCTCTTCTTCCGGTACGAGGAGATGGTGAGGGACCCCGCGGCGCACGTCCGGCGGCTGGCGGAGTTCGTGGGGCTCCCGttcggcggcgctggcgaggaCGGCACGGCGGACGCCATCGTCAGGCTGTGCGCTTTCGAGCACATGTGCGGGCTTGAGGCGACGAAAAGCGGCAGGACGGTGATGGGGGCCATCTCTCTGGAGAACAGCATCTTCTTCCGGCGTGGCGTGGTGGGGGACTGGGTGAACCACCTCTCACCGGAGATGGCGCGGCGCATCGACGACATCACGCGCTCCAAGTTCGAGGGCTCCGGTCTCACCGTCTAG